The Nocardioides ochotonae genome segment CGAGTCCCAGGAGGCGGCGCGATGAGCACCTACGACGAGGCGAGCCCGAGCAGCGGCCGGCACCCGGTCAACGTGGGCCACCTGGTGATGGGCATCGCCCTGATCGGCCTGGTGGCCGTCTGGGCCCTGGTCAAGGCCGATCTGGTCGCCGACGAGACGATCCGCTTCCTGCTCCCGATGCCGTGGGTGCTGGGCGGGGTGGGCGGTCTCATCGCCAGCACCGTCGCCTCCCGGCGCCGGGCCGCGGAGCGCTCGCGGGACGACCTGCGCTGATCTGCTGCACCGACCCGTGCTGCCCGCCGTTCACGCCCTCGCGCGGACGGCGGGCAGCACCAGGTCGGGGTGGTCGGTGATCAGCCCGTCCACCCCGGCCGCCAGCAGCGCGCCGGCAGCGCCCGCGACGTCGCCGAGGCCGCCCGGGTGCGGGCCGCGCCGGTGCTCGCGGGCCAGGAACCTGTTCTCCGCCCGCAGCGTCCAGGCGTGGACGCCCAGCCCGCGCCGGTGCGCGTCGCGGACCAGCACCGACGGCCGGGCACGACCCGAGCGGGCCCGGGGCACCACCAGGTCCTGGTGCACCCCCACGCCGCCCGCGTAGGACGCGATCTCCTCGAGCGCGGCCGCACCCGCGTCGTCACCGACGTCGAGCAGCCGCACCAGCGGCACCCGGGTCCGAAGCGCCAGTCGGCGCAGCACCATCTCCTCGAAGGACAAGACCGCGACCGGGGCATCCGCGTCGTCCAGGCCGTGACGGGCCAGGGCGGCGAGCAGCGGTCCCTCCACCGCGAGCCCGCGCGCGGCGAAGCGGGCGGGCTCCTTCAGCTCCAGCAGCACGCCGACCCGGCGACCGGCCCGCACCCCCTCCGCATGGATCGTCGCCAGCGCCTCGTCGAGGGTCGGCACCCCCTCGCGCCCGTCGTGCACCGTGTTGCCCGGCCGGAGCTCCGGCATCCGTTCGCGCGCGGTCAGCGTCCGCACCTGCGCGAGCGTCAGGTCCTCGCTGAACCACCCGGACCGGGGCGCAGCGCCCAGCGGCCGGGTCCGGCGCAGGTGGGCCAGGTCGGGGCGCGCTCCGATGTCGGTGGTGCGGCTCAGCTCGCTCTCGTGGCGCACGATGAGGGCGCCGTCCACGGTGGGCACCAGGTCGAGCTCGACGGCGTCGGCGCCCATCCGGATCGCGGTGCGGTAGGCCTCCAGCGTGTGCTCGGGGCGGTGCCCGCTCGCGCCGCGGTGGGCCACGACCGTCGGACTCCCCGCGCCCCCCGGCGTACGACGCGGGGCGGGGGCCGGGACAGGGGGCGGCAGGGTCGTCGTCTGGTTCACGTCCCATCCGTCCCATGCCCCGGCCGCGCGGGGGCAACCCGCCCGTGGCCGGTCCGTGGCGCTGCGGTGAACACCGCTGCCGCGACGACCTGCCGGGACAATGTCCTCATGTCCCCCGCGCTCCCGTCGCTGCCCGCCCTGTCCTCGCTGCCCGCGACCGAGCACCCCGAGCTGCTCGCCGCACCGGTCACCGCCGCCCTCGCCGAGTGGCCGCACGCCGACCAGGTCGCGGTGGTCGAGATCGACCCGGCCCTGGCCGACACCGCCGCCATGAGCGAGGCGTACGACGTGCCGCTGACCTGGAGCGTGAACTGCGTCCTGGTCGCCGGGCGCCGCGACGGCCAGGAGCGGGTCGCCGCGTGCCTGGTGCGCGCCGACACCCGCGCCGACGTCAACAACCGGGTCAAGCGGCTGCTCGACGTGCGCAAGGCGTCGTTCCTGGCCATGGACCGGGCGGTCGCGGAGTCCGGGATGGAGCACGGCGGCATCACCCCGGTCGGGCTGCCGCGCGAGTGGCGGGTGCTGCTGGACCCGCGGGCGCTGGAGTGCGAGGTGGCCGTCATCGGCACCGGGCTGCGCCGCTCCAAGCTCCTGGTGCCGGGGCGTCTCCTCGCCGAGCTCCCGGGTACCGAGGTCGTGGACGGCCTCGCCGTGCCGAGCGGGGCCGCGCCGGCCTGATCCGCACACCCGGGAGGCGCCATGGAGCCCGCCGACGGTGGTCGTCACGAGACCCCCGAGGAGCGGCTGGACCGCAAGTTCGACGACCAGCTCCAGGAGCTGCGGGTGATGCAGACCGGCGCCCAGCTCACCGCCGGCTTCCTGCTGACCCTCCCCTTCCAGGAGACCTTCGAGGACCTCGACGCCTTCCAGCGCGGCTGGTACCTCGGGCTGGTGCTGCTCGCCGCGCTCACCACGGCGCTGGTGCTCACCCCGGTGGCGGTGCACCGGCGATTGAGCGGGCGCCACGTCAAGGAGCGGATCGTCGACGTCACGCACCGGCTGATGGCGGGCGCGCTCTGCTGCCTGGCGCTGCTGGTCAGCGGCATCACCCTGCTGATCTTCGACGTGGTGCTCGGCCGCAGCGCCGGCATGGTCGCCGGGGTCGCGGCGGCGGTGGTGCTCACCGGCCTGCTGGCCGTGCTCCCCCAGGTGCTCGCGGCGCCCCCAGGCGACTCCAGCGACCCCTACCGATAACGACTGGATCACACCGCGGGCCCCTGCGTAACGTGAGCGGGTGCACCAGCTTCCCCACGACCATCCCGGCATCGCAGACCACCGCTCACCGGGACGGTTCCTCTGGTGGCTGGCCCGTCAGCAGTGGCGCACGCTCACGATGGGCATGCTCTTCGGCATCATCTGGATGTGCACCCAGGCGGCGATGCCGGCCGTCATCGGCCTGGCCATCGACCGCGGCGTCGCCGCGCGTGACCGCGACGCGCTGCTCCAGCTCGCCGCGCTGATGCTCGCGATCGGCCTGGTGCAGTCGATCAGCGGCATCATGCGCCACCGCTTCGCCGTCACGAACTGGCTGATCGCGGCCTACCGCACCGTCCAGCTCGTCGGACGCCACGCGGTGCACCTCGGCGGCACCCTGCCCCGCAAGGTCTCCACCGGCGAGGTCGTGGCCATCGGCACCAGCGACCTGTCCCACCTCGGCCAGGTGATGGACGTGTCGGCGCGCTTCGCCGGCGCGGTCGTGTCGTTCGTGGTCGTCGCGGTGA includes the following:
- a CDS encoding glycerophosphodiester phosphodiesterase family protein produces the protein MNQTTTLPPPVPAPAPRRTPGGAGSPTVVAHRGASGHRPEHTLEAYRTAIRMGADAVELDLVPTVDGALIVRHESELSRTTDIGARPDLAHLRRTRPLGAAPRSGWFSEDLTLAQVRTLTARERMPELRPGNTVHDGREGVPTLDEALATIHAEGVRAGRRVGVLLELKEPARFAARGLAVEGPLLAALARHGLDDADAPVAVLSFEEMVLRRLALRTRVPLVRLLDVGDDAGAAALEEIASYAGGVGVHQDLVVPRARSGRARPSVLVRDAHRRGLGVHAWTLRAENRFLAREHRRGPHPGGLGDVAGAAGALLAAGVDGLITDHPDLVLPAVRARA
- a CDS encoding YbaK/EbsC family protein; the encoded protein is MSPALPSLPALSSLPATEHPELLAAPVTAALAEWPHADQVAVVEIDPALADTAAMSEAYDVPLTWSVNCVLVAGRRDGQERVAACLVRADTRADVNNRVKRLLDVRKASFLAMDRAVAESGMEHGGITPVGLPREWRVLLDPRALECEVAVIGTGLRRSKLLVPGRLLAELPGTEVVDGLAVPSGAAPA
- a CDS encoding DUF6328 family protein; the protein is MEPADGGRHETPEERLDRKFDDQLQELRVMQTGAQLTAGFLLTLPFQETFEDLDAFQRGWYLGLVLLAALTTALVLTPVAVHRRLSGRHVKERIVDVTHRLMAGALCCLALLVSGITLLIFDVVLGRSAGMVAGVAAAVVLTGLLAVLPQVLAAPPGDSSDPYR